One window of the Pseudomonas knackmussii B13 genome contains the following:
- a CDS encoding ABC transporter ATP-binding protein, translating to MSSALTIRQLTKTYGNGFQALKGIDLDVAEGDFFALLGPNGAGKSTTIGILSTLVNKTSGTVNVFGHDLDREPLKVKRCLGVVPQEFNFNQFEKVFDIVVTQAGYYGIPARIARERAEKYLNQLGLWDKHNSPSRELSGGMKRRLMIARALIHEPRLLILDEPTAGVDIELRRSMWNFLTELNQQGISIILTTHYLEEAEQLCRNIAIIDHGTIVENTSMRKLLTQLHVETFVLDLKGALAAVPQLPGYPARLLDDHTLEVQVDKAAGINGLFAALNAQGIEVLSLRNKTNRLEELFVSLVEKNLSQVAV from the coding sequence ATGAGTTCCGCGCTTACCATCCGTCAATTGACGAAGACCTACGGCAACGGTTTCCAGGCCCTCAAGGGCATCGATCTGGACGTCGCCGAAGGTGACTTCTTCGCTCTGCTCGGCCCCAACGGCGCCGGCAAATCCACCACCATCGGCATCCTCTCGACCCTGGTGAACAAGACCAGCGGCACGGTGAACGTGTTCGGCCACGACCTCGACCGCGAGCCGCTGAAGGTCAAGCGTTGCCTGGGCGTGGTGCCGCAGGAGTTCAACTTCAACCAGTTCGAGAAGGTCTTCGACATAGTCGTGACCCAGGCCGGCTACTACGGCATTCCGGCGAGGATCGCCCGCGAACGCGCGGAGAAGTACCTGAACCAGCTCGGCCTGTGGGACAAGCACAACTCGCCGTCGCGCGAGCTGTCCGGCGGCATGAAGCGGCGGCTGATGATCGCCCGCGCGCTGATCCACGAACCGCGCCTGTTGATCCTCGACGAGCCCACTGCCGGGGTGGATATCGAACTGCGCCGCTCGATGTGGAACTTCCTCACCGAGCTGAACCAGCAGGGCATCAGCATCATCCTCACCACGCACTATCTGGAGGAGGCCGAGCAGCTCTGCCGGAACATCGCGATCATCGACCACGGCACCATCGTCGAGAACACCAGCATGCGCAAGCTGCTCACCCAGCTGCACGTGGAGACCTTCGTCCTCGACCTCAAGGGTGCGCTGGCGGCGGTGCCCCAACTGCCGGGCTATCCGGCGCGGCTGCTGGACGACCACACCCTGGAAGTGCAGGTGGACAAGGCGGCCGGCATCAACGGCCTGTTCGCTGCGCTCAACGCGCAAGGCATCGAAGTACTGAGCCTGCGCAACAAGACCAATCGCCTTGAGGAGCTGTTCGTGTCGCTGGTCGAGAAGAACCTGTCGCAGGTGGCCGTATGA
- a CDS encoding PA2816 family glutamine-rich protein encodes MRTAFLFAFGLLSLVSSAQADSWLYPTRQHPPAPPIIDLDPQQRQTQELERQAQQRRLQQQDQRLQYEDQRLQMKQQQLDRQRQQQRLMDQSIQRQQSDLQQYRLQQQQQQLDLQQRNIDNRRRQIQSQPVR; translated from the coding sequence ATGCGCACCGCCTTCCTATTCGCTTTCGGCCTGCTGTCACTGGTTTCGTCTGCGCAGGCCGACTCCTGGCTCTATCCCACCCGTCAGCACCCGCCGGCGCCGCCGATCATCGATCTCGACCCGCAGCAGCGGCAGACCCAGGAACTGGAGCGCCAGGCCCAGCAACGCCGCCTGCAACAGCAGGACCAGCGCCTGCAGTACGAAGACCAGCGCCTGCAGATGAAGCAGCAGCAACTCGACCGCCAACGCCAGCAGCAGCGCCTGATGGACCAGAGCATCCAGCGCCAGCAGAGCGACCTCCAGCAATACCGCCTGCAGCAACAACAGCAGCAGCTCGACCTGCAACAACGGAACATCGACAACCGGCGCCGGCAGATCCAGTCGCAACCCGTCCGTTGA
- a CDS encoding acyl-CoA dehydrogenase — protein MLLLWLIVLILGVAWLIHRRVSPAPALGLVAAYLIFMGLFSHAHAWMLLLWLPWVVVVATLLLPDARRQWFSGPLFAWFKRVLPPMSETEREAIEAGTVWWDGDLFSGRPDWSKLLGCPAPQLTDEEQAFIDGPTEQLCAMVNDWDVSRRMDLPAEAWAFIKEQGFFGLIVPKEYGGKGFSAFAHSQVVMKLASRSGDLASTVMVPNSLGPAELLLHYGTDEQRQRHLPRLARGEEIPCFALTSPQAGSDAGGMTDIGIVCRGQWQGEEVLGLRLTWEKRYITLGPVATLLGLAFKCHDPDHLLGDEEDLGITLALVPTDTPGVEIGRRHVPLGAAFMNGPNSGKDVFVPLDSIIGGQDMIGKGWMMLMNCLSVGRSISLPAVGVAAAKACSYSSGRYAQIREQFNVPIGAFEGIQEALARIGGNAWMMDSARILTAHAVDLGEKPSVLSAILKYHLTERGRDCLKHAMDIHGGKGIILGPRNYLGRAWQTAPIFITVEGANILSRNLMIFGQGAIRCHPYVLREMALAQHEDQDLAAREFDRLLLRHIGFAVGNAASSLLLGLGLGSFDHVPGDRVARPYFRAVNRLAASFAMLADFSMMLLGGELKRRERLSARLGDALSHLYLGSAALKRYHDLNHAEHLQPLLRWAMEENLAKTEEALAALLENFPNRLVACLLKLLAFPLGRRHKGPSDALDAEVAGILGRSLDDPSLQAILFGTFLPQADGEPLVDLERALLALRETAPLHKQLHKALKDGRIKPAAGESPIAAAMAAGVIDEEQGQQLQEAERLRRQVIDVDDFAKEELGRPGPV, from the coding sequence ATGCTGTTGCTCTGGCTGATCGTACTCATCCTCGGCGTCGCCTGGCTGATCCATCGCCGGGTCTCCCCCGCCCCTGCGCTGGGCCTGGTGGCCGCCTACCTGATCTTCATGGGCCTGTTCAGCCACGCCCATGCCTGGATGCTCCTGCTCTGGCTGCCCTGGGTCGTAGTGGTAGCCACCCTGCTGCTGCCCGACGCGCGCCGCCAGTGGTTCAGCGGCCCGCTGTTCGCCTGGTTCAAGCGCGTGCTGCCGCCGATGTCCGAAACCGAGCGCGAGGCCATCGAAGCCGGCACCGTCTGGTGGGACGGCGACCTGTTCAGCGGCCGCCCGGACTGGAGCAAGCTGCTCGGCTGTCCGGCGCCGCAGCTGACCGACGAAGAGCAGGCCTTCATCGACGGTCCCACCGAGCAGCTCTGCGCCATGGTCAACGACTGGGACGTATCCCGGCGCATGGACCTGCCCGCCGAAGCCTGGGCATTCATCAAGGAACAGGGCTTCTTCGGCCTGATCGTGCCGAAGGAATACGGCGGCAAGGGCTTCTCCGCCTTCGCTCACTCGCAGGTCGTAATGAAGCTGGCCAGCCGCAGCGGCGACCTGGCGTCCACGGTGATGGTGCCCAACTCCCTGGGCCCGGCCGAACTGCTGCTGCATTACGGCACCGACGAGCAACGCCAGCGCCACCTGCCGCGCCTGGCGCGTGGCGAGGAAATCCCCTGCTTCGCCCTGACCAGCCCGCAGGCCGGCTCCGACGCCGGCGGCATGACCGACATCGGCATCGTCTGCCGCGGCCAATGGCAGGGCGAGGAAGTTCTCGGTCTGCGCCTGACCTGGGAGAAGCGCTACATCACCCTCGGCCCGGTGGCCACCCTGCTCGGCCTGGCCTTCAAATGCCATGACCCGGACCATCTGCTGGGCGACGAGGAAGACCTCGGCATCACCCTGGCGCTGGTCCCCACCGACACCCCCGGCGTCGAGATCGGCCGGCGCCATGTGCCGCTCGGTGCGGCCTTCATGAACGGGCCCAATTCCGGCAAGGACGTCTTCGTGCCGCTGGACAGCATCATCGGCGGCCAGGACATGATCGGCAAAGGCTGGATGATGCTGATGAATTGCCTGTCGGTCGGCCGTTCCATCTCGCTGCCGGCGGTCGGCGTCGCAGCAGCCAAGGCCTGCAGCTACAGCAGCGGCCGCTACGCGCAGATCCGCGAGCAGTTCAACGTGCCCATCGGCGCCTTTGAAGGCATCCAGGAGGCCCTGGCGCGCATCGGCGGCAACGCCTGGATGATGGACAGCGCGCGCATCCTCACCGCCCACGCGGTGGACCTGGGCGAAAAGCCCTCGGTGCTCTCGGCAATCCTCAAGTACCACCTCACCGAACGCGGTCGCGACTGTCTGAAGCACGCCATGGACATCCACGGCGGCAAGGGCATCATCCTCGGCCCGCGCAACTACCTGGGCCGCGCCTGGCAGACCGCGCCCATCTTCATAACCGTGGAAGGCGCCAACATCCTTTCGCGCAACCTGATGATCTTCGGCCAGGGCGCCATCCGCTGCCATCCATACGTGCTCCGGGAAATGGCCCTGGCACAACACGAGGACCAGGACCTCGCCGCCCGCGAGTTCGACCGCCTGCTGCTCAGGCACATCGGCTTCGCCGTCGGCAACGCCGCCAGCAGCCTGCTGCTCGGCCTTGGCCTGGGCAGCTTCGATCACGTCCCCGGCGACCGAGTCGCACGCCCCTACTTCCGCGCGGTGAACCGCCTGGCGGCGAGCTTCGCCATGCTCGCCGACTTCAGCATGATGCTGCTGGGCGGTGAACTGAAACGCCGCGAACGCCTCTCCGCACGCCTGGGCGATGCACTCAGCCACCTCTACCTGGGCTCGGCGGCACTCAAGCGCTACCACGACCTGAACCACGCCGAACACCTGCAACCCCTGCTGCGCTGGGCGATGGAAGAGAACCTGGCGAAAACCGAAGAGGCGCTGGCGGCGCTGCTGGAGAACTTCCCCAACCGCCTCGTCGCCTGCCTGCTGAAGCTCCTGGCGTTCCCGCTCGGGCGTCGCCACAAGGGACCGAGCGATGCGCTGGACGCCGAAGTCGCCGGCATCCTCGGACGCTCGCTGGACGATCCGAGCCTGCAGGCGATTCTCTTCGGCACCTTCCTGCCGCAAGCCGACGGCGAACCGCTGGTCGACCTGGAGCGCGCGCTCCTCGCCCTGCGCGAGACGGCGCCGCTGCATAAACAGCTGCACAAGGCGCTCAAGGACGGTCGCATCAAGCCGGCCGCCGGAGAATCGCCGATCGCAGCCGCCATGGCCGCGGGCGTGATCGACGAAGAACAGGGCCAGCAGCTGCAGGAAGCCGAGCGGTTGCGGCGCCAGGTGATCGATGTCGACGACTTCGCCAAGGAGGAACTCGGCCGGCCCGGCCCGGTCTGA
- a CDS encoding glutathione S-transferase family protein, giving the protein MLKIWGRKNSSNVRKALWCAEETGVAYERIDAGGAFGVVNEPAYRALNPNGVVPTLEDDGFVLWESNAIVRYLAAKYAPGSLYPDDLQQRASADKWMDWVSSTLAGPFRTVFWGTLRTPPEQRDEAAIAAAIDVCAKALAVPEQALASQSYLSGAQFGMGDIPLGCFIYAWFEMPIERPALPHLEAWYARLRERPAYRRAVMTELT; this is encoded by the coding sequence ATGCTGAAGATCTGGGGCCGGAAGAACTCGTCCAACGTGCGCAAGGCGCTCTGGTGCGCCGAGGAAACCGGCGTTGCCTACGAACGTATCGATGCCGGCGGCGCCTTCGGCGTGGTGAACGAGCCGGCCTATCGCGCGCTCAATCCCAACGGCGTGGTGCCGACCCTGGAAGACGACGGCTTCGTGCTCTGGGAGTCCAACGCCATCGTCCGCTACCTGGCGGCCAAGTATGCGCCGGGCAGCCTCTATCCCGATGACTTGCAGCAGCGCGCCAGTGCCGACAAGTGGATGGATTGGGTCTCCTCGACCCTGGCCGGCCCCTTCCGTACCGTGTTCTGGGGCACCCTGCGCACGCCGCCGGAACAGCGCGACGAGGCCGCCATCGCCGCCGCCATCGACGTCTGCGCCAAGGCGCTGGCGGTGCCGGAGCAGGCGCTGGCCAGCCAGTCTTACCTTTCCGGAGCGCAGTTCGGCATGGGCGACATTCCACTGGGCTGCTTCATCTACGCTTGGTTCGAGATGCCCATCGAGCGTCCCGCGTTGCCGCACCTCGAAGCCTGGTATGCCCGCCTGCGCGAGCGCCCGGCCTACCGGCGCGCGGTGATGACCGAATTGACCTGA
- a CDS encoding transglutaminase-like domain-containing protein, which translates to MQEYLEPGQYLDSDHPAVIEFAERHRGASADLREQAVELYYAVRDGIRYNPYVFSLDPQTLKASHALQTGQTYCVPKAALLAACARHCGIPARIGLADVKNHLASGRMVEMLRSDMFAMHGYTELFLDGRWVKATPAFNLALCEAFGVQPLEFDGREDSVFHEFDGDGRRHMEYLREHGVFADVPEALFFDHLRLCYPHLFEVGATPLSGDMQAEAPKHEGHR; encoded by the coding sequence ATGCAGGAATATCTCGAACCCGGCCAATACCTGGATAGCGACCACCCGGCGGTGATCGAGTTCGCCGAACGCCATCGCGGCGCCTCGGCCGATCTGCGCGAGCAGGCCGTGGAGCTTTACTACGCGGTGCGCGACGGCATCCGTTACAACCCCTACGTGTTCAGCCTCGATCCGCAAACCCTCAAGGCCAGTCACGCGCTGCAGACGGGGCAGACCTATTGCGTGCCCAAGGCCGCGCTGCTGGCCGCCTGCGCCCGGCACTGCGGGATTCCCGCGCGCATCGGCCTGGCCGATGTGAAGAACCACCTGGCCAGCGGGCGCATGGTGGAGATGTTGCGCAGCGACATGTTCGCTATGCACGGCTACACGGAGTTGTTCCTCGACGGCCGTTGGGTCAAGGCGACTCCGGCCTTCAACCTTGCACTTTGCGAGGCGTTCGGTGTGCAGCCGCTGGAGTTCGACGGGCGCGAGGACAGCGTCTTCCACGAATTCGATGGCGACGGCCGGCGGCACATGGAGTACCTGCGCGAGCACGGCGTTTTCGCCGATGTTCCCGAGGCGCTGTTCTTCGATCACCTGCGCCTGTGCTACCCGCACCTGTTCGAGGTCGGCGCCACGCCGCTCAGTGGCGACATGCAGGCCGAAGCGCCGAAGCATGAAGGCCATCGATAG